TACAACGGTTACTGGAAGGATGTAGGTACTCTTGGTTCCTATTGGGAGGCCAATATGGAACTGATCGACATCATTCCTGAGTTCAACCTGTATGAAGAATACTGGAAGATCTATACCAAGAGCGACATCATCCCACCTCAGTATGTAGCAGAAGACGCGGTTATTGAACGGAGCATTATCGGCGAAGGTACGGAAGTGCACGGGGAAGTTTATAATTCTGTTATCGGAGCCGGCGTTACGATCGAGCCGGGTGCGGTTGTCCGGGATTCCATTATCATGCGTGATACGGTGATCGGAGCAGGGGCAGTTGTGACCAAGGCGGTCGTGGCAGAGGATACAAAGATTGGCGCAGGAGCTGAGCTGGGCGTAGGCGAGTATGCGCCGAGCAAATATGATCCGAAGGTGTACCAGTTTGATCTGGTGACGATCGGTGAGCACAGCGTAATTCCGGAAAATGTAAAGATCGGCAAGAACACTGCCATTTCCGGCCCTACGGCTGCAGAGGACTATCCTGACGGATTACTGGCAAGCGGAGATTACATTATAAAGGCAGGTGACGTACGATGAGAGCGATTGGTATAGTATTAGCAGGCGGAAACAGTAAGAGAATGCGGGAATTATCCAACAAGCGGGCGATATCCGCCATGCCGGTTGCAGGAAGCTACCGGAGTATCGACTTCGTACTCAGCAATATGAGCAACTCCCATATCCAGAACGTTGCCGTATTCACCCAGTACAACTCCCGCTCCTTAAATGAGCATTTAAGCTCCTCAAAATGGTGGGATTTCGGAAGAAAGCAGGGGGGACTCTTTGTATTCACTCCAACCATCACAGCAGAGAACAGTGACTGGTACCGCGGCACGGCAGATGCCCTTTACCAGAACCTGACCTTCTTAAAGAACAGCCATGAGCCGTACGTTGTGATCGCTTCCGGCGACGGCGTATACAAGCTGGATTTCAACAAGGTCCTGGAGTATCACATCGAGAAGAAAGCCGACATCACCGTGGTCTGCAAGAAGATGGCTGAGGATGAGGACGTGACCCGGTTCGGTCTGGTGAAGATCAATGACGACGGCCGCATCGTGGAGTTTGAGGAGAAACCTATGGTGGCAACCTCCAACACCGTTTCCTGCGGGATCTATGTGATCCGCCGCCGCCAGCTGATCGAGCTGATCGAGCGCTGCGCAGCAGAGGACCGCGTAGACTTTGTACGCGATATCCTTGTCCGCTACAAGAACTTAAAGCGCATTTATGCGTACAAGATGGATCATTACTGGAGCAATATCGCGTCTGTGGAGTCCTACTACAAGACCAATATGGATTTCCTGAAGCCGGAAGTGAGAAATTATTTCTTCAAGGAATATCCGGATATTTACTCCAAAGTGGACGATCTTCCGCCGGCTAAGTACAATCCGGGCGCCAAGGTGAAGAACAGCCTGATTTCCAGCGGTTCCATCATCAACGGTACGGTTGAGAATTCCATCCTGTTCAAGAAAGCTTACGTGGGGAACAATTGTGTGATCAAGAATTCCATCATTCTGAATGACGTTTATATTGGAGACAATACGGTGATCGAGAACTGCATTGTGGAGAGCCGTGATACCATCCGTGCGAATACCACTTATATCGGTACACCGGAAGATATCAAGATCGTGATCGAAAAGAACGAACGGTATACATTATAACAGTAACTATTCGGGACGGCGGGGATATAGACACAAAAGGCGGCGTCAAGCTTGCTTGTAAGCAGACTTTTGTGTCTATATCCCCATCGGAGGAATCTCCGATGCTTCTTGTATGGCCGCAGGTCATGCAAGAAGATAGCCCGTCCTGAGTAGTTACTATAAACGTACATAATGAGGCATAGTGTGTGGGGATGCACGTGCCAACGGAAGGGGCTTACAGGAATGCAGATTACAGACGTAAGAGTGAGAAGGATTGAAAAAGAAGGTAAAATGAAAGCCATCGTTTCCATTACCCTGGACAACGAGTTCGTGATCCACGATATCAAAGTGATCGAAGGGGAGAAAGGGCTGTTTATCGCTATGCCGAGCCGCAAAGCTGCGGACGGTGAGTACCGCGATATTGCCCATCCGATCAATTCGGAGACCCGCGATATGATCCAGAGCGTGATCTTAGATAAGTATGAGACTACGGCGCTGGAGAGTGAGGCGCTGGCGTAAAAGCAAAGCAGCATGATATTTAAACAAGCAAACAGAAACACCATGTTCTATGAACCTGAAGACAGGGGACAGGACATGGTGTTTTTTTGCGTTGGTTTTTGAAACTCATTTTAAACGTTATTCTTCCCGGAACTCATCCAGATAGCAGTCCACCGACCGGCTCATCTCACGTGAAAACTCGGAATTGTACTTGCGGTCCAGGAACCGGCGGCACCACTCGTCAAAGGAGAGCTCTTTTGCCTTATAGCCCAGCATATCGCGCAGCTCCTGGCCGTCCATGTGGCGGTATGTATTTTCGTGGACGATATGTTTTAAATCGCAGCGCTGCGGCTTCTGGCGGTCTTTCTGCTGCTTGGTGGGATAGCCGAATACCACCATGGCGGCGGGAAACACATAGGGCGGGAGATTTAAAAGCTCCCGGTGCTTCTCGCAGTGCTCCATGATGTCCCCAATATAGCAGGAGCCGATGCCAAGGCTCTCGGCAGCGGTCACAGCGTTCTGGGCGGCGATGGCGGCGTCGGTGACGGCAAGCATCAGGTCGCCTGCGCCCGGATGGCGCGGGGAGCAGCCGGCTTCTAAGTAGGCGTCATACCATTTCTGGCAGTCGGCGCAGAATATGAGAACCATAGGCGCCCTGGCGATAAATGGCTGGTTGTCGCAGGTGACGGCAAGGGTCTCCTTAAGCTTCGGATCCGTGATGTCCAGGATCGTGTAAAGCTGTTGGCAGCCGGCGCTGGGAGCTTCCGTGGCGGACTGAAGGATGATCTGTTTGGCCTCTGCCGGGATCGGACGGTCCTCGTAGGCGCGGACGGATTTGCGGGATTTCAGGTTTTCGGTAATGGGATTTGTATTCATAGTTATAAACTCCTTTCAAGTGAGATTAACAGGCGTTGAATGCCCGGCAGCGAGGATGTCAGCTTAACGGGCAACACGTTCCCCGGGCACCGGTGCATTTACACAACAATCTGCGCAGTGTACCACGCGGCCGCGGCAAACAGCAGTATAATGGCGGCGGCGATCCAGATAACGGCGTGATCCCACCAGTAGCGGATGTTGCGCAGCTTGTTTTCCAGAGAGACATTGCGCTCCTCAAAACGCAGGTAGATCTCGCCGAGAAGCTGTGTGGCGCCGTCCTCAGCGGGGCGGATGGATGCGACGGCCTGCTGCCACTGCTCATTTCCTGGCTCTTTAGCGCCCTTTGGCCCCTGCGGTGTTACGAAAGTCTTGTGCGAAGCGTTTTTTGTTAAATCATTTCCTTTCAAGATAAGCCGGGTGCGCTCTGGGGCAAAACCGAGATAATCGTTAAAAAAGACCGCCGCCTTTTTCTGTAACGGCAGCCCTAAAAGTTCCCACAGGCTGTCGGAAACCGGGAATGGAACCTCCTGTTCAAAGAGCTCCCGCCGTTTTTTTCGCCGTATCTTTCGATAATAGTAGTCTGTACAAGTGCGGACGCACCAGCTAAAAAGAGCGTTCTGCTCTGCGGTTTCATCCGGGAATGGTTCGGCTATTGTCCCCATATACAGAAAAGTCTGAAAGGCAGTCTGCCACGCGCTTGAGGGATCTTTGGTGAGCAAAAAGCACAGCCGGTAGACATCCGGGAAATGATTGGTCACCAATTGGTCGAAGGAGGGATAGGATATCTGCATAAAACCCCTTTCTTTAAGCAAAAAATGTAGATAATTTTCAACTTGTTATTGCCAAAATCGGCTTAATTATGTTACCATATAACAATATACCATATTTTTATTGCCGGTACAAGTTACAGCAAAGAGATGGTAGCAGAAAGAAAAGAGGAGGAATTTGTATGAGAAAACGATTTATAGCTCTGACACTGGCATGTGTTATGGCTGCGTCCCTCGCAGGATGCGGCGGCGGTGGCGCTGCTCAGACCACAACGGCAGCAACGACTGCGGCAGCTGAAGGCGGAAGCAGTGCGGAAGGCGGAAACACAGCAGAAGGCGGAAATGCTGAGGGCGGTGCCGCAGCGGCAGCCGGCATGGTGAACCCGAATGCAGGAAAAGGCATGTATATGGGTACTTCAGAGCCGGGAGCGATCAATGTGTGGATCCAGACTATGTCTGTGTTAAACACCACCCTGATGACTTATGCGGATGAGAACACGATCGCACGTCATTGCTGGGATGCGCTTGTTAAGCTGGATGCGAACAACAACGTGACTCCGGCGGCGGCTGAGTCCTGGGAGTCCTCTGAGGACGGCATGAAGTGGACCTTCCACCTGCGCAAGGATGCCAAGTGGGTAGACCACACCGGCAAAGAGGTAGGCAATGTAACTGCAAACGACTTCATCTTTGCATGGAGCGAGCTGTTAAATCCTGAAAATGCAGCAGAGTACTACCAGTTTGCAACTGTATTTAAGAATGCACAGGCATATTATGACTACAAGTCCGGCGTATCTACCGAGGAGGTTACCCTGGATCAGGTAGGCTTTAAGGCAGTTGACGATTATACCCTGGAGATCGAGCTGGAGACCTTCCTTCCGTATTTCCTGCAGTATATGAAGTTTGAGGTTATGAGCCCGATCTACCAGCCGTTCTATGAGCAGGTTGGCGCGGACAAGTATGGCACCTCTCCTGACACCGCAGTTTACAACGGCCCGTTCTATATGAGCAACTGGGTGATCGAGAACAGCGTTACGGTTGAGAAGAACGAACTGTGGCGTGATGCGGCTAATGTTGAGCTTCAGAAGATCAACTTCGTAAAATACACTGACTTCAACGCCCGTTACAATGCATTCTTAGGCGGCGAGCTGGATGTGACCGAGGTTACCGGCGAGGAGCGTGCAGCTCTTGAGGCTGAAGGCTTTGACGTGAGCTCTTATGTAGGCGGCTACAGCTTCTACGCATGGGTGAACACACAGGATACTTCTGATTTCAGAAGTGCGAACCTGCGCCATGCAGTGGATGAGGCGCTGAACCGTCAGCAGCTTATCGATACTGTATTTAAGAATGACAATGAAGTTCCGAAGAGCTTTGCCCTTGGTATCAGCGGTGTAGAGACAGATACTTTCTCTGACGCGGTGGTAGCTGAGAACGGCGGCCAGGGCCTGTATTCTGATACTGCTAATCCGGACAAGGCGAAGGAATATCTTGCAAAGGCGCTGGAAGACTTAGGCTACAGCGATCCCAGCCAGATCAAGATCAGCCTGATGACCAGTGAAGGCACCCAGAACGAGCTGTTATCACAGGTTGTTCAGGAGCAGCTTCGCCAGAACCTTGGCATTGAGATGGATATTGAAGTTCTGACCATTACCGAGTGGCGCGCACGCCGTAACGCGAAGGAATTTGACTTCTGTATCGGCGGCTGGGGCCCGGACTACAACGATCCGATGACCGATCTGGAGCTGATGTACAGCACCAACGGCAACAACCACACCGGCTATGCGAATCCGGAGTACGATGCGCTCATCGATTCTACCAAGGTAGAGACCGATCCGGTTGCACGTGAGAAGATCTTTGTGCAGTGTGAGTTCATGATTAAAGAAGATTTACCGATCATCCCGATCTACTGGCGCCATGAGGACTATGTGGCAAGTGAGAAGCTGGAAAGCGGCTACGTGAAAAAAGCATTCCAGAAAGACAACATGATCTATACCAAACTGGCGAAATAAGATTACATATTGATCAAGTATGAAAAGCGGGCGGGCCGTTACAGGCCTGTGATGGAATCGGGCAATGCGGCTGAGGCTATTCAGCCGCATTGCGCGTTATTCGACAGGGCGATGACATCGCTTTTTTACGGGGGAAATATTCACGAAGGAGGTTTCTGCGTGCTGCGTTATACATTAAAAAGGATTGCATACGCGATCCTGACATTATTTGCTTTGATATCACTCACCTTTTTTATGATGCGCATGTTGCCTGGTGATCCGTTTTTGGGCGATAAGGCCGTAACGGGCGCGGCGCTTGCCAACATGCAGGCCAAATATGGTCTGGACAAGCCGGTGATCGTACAATATTTTATGTATTTAGGGAACTGTATCCGGGGTGACCTGGGCACTTCCATTGTTTATAACCGTTCTGTTAATGAGATTGTTTCTGAAGCGTTC
This portion of the Clostridium sp. AN503 genome encodes:
- the glgD gene encoding glucose-1-phosphate adenylyltransferase subunit GlgD; the protein is MRAIGIVLAGGNSKRMRELSNKRAISAMPVAGSYRSIDFVLSNMSNSHIQNVAVFTQYNSRSLNEHLSSSKWWDFGRKQGGLFVFTPTITAENSDWYRGTADALYQNLTFLKNSHEPYVVIASGDGVYKLDFNKVLEYHIEKKADITVVCKKMAEDEDVTRFGLVKINDDGRIVEFEEKPMVATSNTVSCGIYVIRRRQLIELIERCAAEDRVDFVRDILVRYKNLKRIYAYKMDHYWSNIASVESYYKTNMDFLKPEVRNYFFKEYPDIYSKVDDLPPAKYNPGAKVKNSLISSGSIINGTVENSILFKKAYVGNNCVIKNSIILNDVYIGDNTVIENCIVESRDTIRANTTYIGTPEDIKIVIEKNERYTL
- the spoVG gene encoding septation regulator SpoVG; the encoded protein is MQITDVRVRRIEKEGKMKAIVSITLDNEFVIHDIKVIEGEKGLFIAMPSRKAADGEYRDIAHPINSETRDMIQSVILDKYETTALESEALA
- a CDS encoding nitroreductase family protein encodes the protein MNTNPITENLKSRKSVRAYEDRPIPAEAKQIILQSATEAPSAGCQQLYTILDITDPKLKETLAVTCDNQPFIARAPMVLIFCADCQKWYDAYLEAGCSPRHPGAGDLMLAVTDAAIAAQNAVTAAESLGIGSCYIGDIMEHCEKHRELLNLPPYVFPAAMVVFGYPTKQQKDRQKPQRCDLKHIVHENTYRHMDGQELRDMLGYKAKELSFDEWCRRFLDRKYNSEFSREMSRSVDCYLDEFREE
- a CDS encoding peptide ABC transporter substrate-binding protein; translation: MRKRFIALTLACVMAASLAGCGGGGAAQTTTAATTAAAEGGSSAEGGNTAEGGNAEGGAAAAAGMVNPNAGKGMYMGTSEPGAINVWIQTMSVLNTTLMTYADENTIARHCWDALVKLDANNNVTPAAAESWESSEDGMKWTFHLRKDAKWVDHTGKEVGNVTANDFIFAWSELLNPENAAEYYQFATVFKNAQAYYDYKSGVSTEEVTLDQVGFKAVDDYTLEIELETFLPYFLQYMKFEVMSPIYQPFYEQVGADKYGTSPDTAVYNGPFYMSNWVIENSVTVEKNELWRDAANVELQKINFVKYTDFNARYNAFLGGELDVTEVTGEERAALEAEGFDVSSYVGGYSFYAWVNTQDTSDFRSANLRHAVDEALNRQQLIDTVFKNDNEVPKSFALGISGVETDTFSDAVVAENGGQGLYSDTANPDKAKEYLAKALEDLGYSDPSQIKISLMTSEGTQNELLSQVVQEQLRQNLGIEMDIEVLTITEWRARRNAKEFDFCIGGWGPDYNDPMTDLELMYSTNGNNHTGYANPEYDALIDSTKVETDPVAREKIFVQCEFMIKEDLPIIPIYWRHEDYVASEKLESGYVKKAFQKDNMIYTKLAK